The following proteins are encoded in a genomic region of Lemur catta isolate mLemCat1 chromosome 10, mLemCat1.pri, whole genome shotgun sequence:
- the OLFM1 gene encoding noelin, with product MSVPLLKIGVVLSTMAMITNWMSQTLPSLVGLNTTKLSAASGGTLDRSTGVLPTNPEESWQVYSSAQDSEGRCICTVVAPQQTMCSRDARTKQLRQLLEKVQNMSQSIEVLDRRTQRDLQYVEKMENQMKGLESKFKQVEESHKQHLARQFKAIKAKMDELRPLIPVLEEYKADAKLVLQFKEEVQNLTSVLNELQEEIGAYDYDELQSRVSNLEERLRACMQKLACGKLTGISDPVTVKTSGSRFGSWMTDPLAPEGDNRVWYMDGYHNNRFVREYKSMVDFMNTDNFTSHRLPHPWSGTGQVVYNGSIYFNKFQSHIIIRFDLRTETILKTRSLDYAGYNNMYHYAWGGHSDIDLMVDENGLWAVYATNQNAGNIVISKLDPVSLQILQTWNTSYPKRSAGEAFIICGTLYVTNGYSGGTKVHYAYQTNASTYEYIDIPFQNKYSHISMLDYNPKDRALYAWNNGHQILYNVTLFHVIRSDEL from the exons ATGTCGGTGCCGCTGCTCAAGATCGGGGTTGTGCTGAGCACCATGGCCATGATCACCAACTGGATGTCCCAGACGCTGCCCTCTCTGGTGGGCCTCAACACCACCAAGCTCTCGGCGGCCAGCGGCGGGACGCTCGACCGCAGCACCGGC GTGTTGCCCACCAACCCTGAGGAGAGCTGGCAGGTGTACAGTTCTGCCCAGGACAGCGAAGGCCGGTGTATCTGCACAGTGGTCGCGCCCCAGCAGACCATGTGTTCACGGGATGCACGCACAAAACAGCTGAGGCAGCTACTGGAGAAG GTGCAAAACATGTCTCAATCCATAGAGGTCTTGGACAGGCGGACTCAGAGAGACTTACAGTACGTGGAGAAGATGGAGAACCAAATGAAAGGCCTGGAGTCCAAGTTCAAGCAGGTGGAGGAGAGCCATAAGCAACACCTGGCCAGGCAGTTCAAG GCGATAAAAGCGAAAATGGATGAACTTAGGCCTTTGATACCTGTGTTGGAAGAGTACAAGGCCGATGCCAAATTGGTATTGCAGTTTAAAGAGGAGGTCCAGAATCTGACGTCAGTGCTTAACGAGCTGCAAGAGGAAATTGGCGCCTATGACTACGATGAACTTCAGAGCAGAGTGTCCAATCTTGAAGAAAGGCTCCGTGCATGCATGCAAAAACTAG CTTGTGGGAAGCTGACTGGTATAAGTGACCCTGTGACTGTCAAGACCTCCGGCTCAAGGTTCGGGTCCTGGATGACAGACCCTCTGGCCCCAGAAGGTGATAACCGG GTGTGGTACATGGACGGATACCACAACAACCGCTTCGTCCGCGAGTACAAGTCCATGGTGGACTTTATGAACACGGACAATTTCACCTCCCACCGCCTGCCCCACCCGTGGTCGGGCACAGGGCAGGTGGTCTACAACGGGTCCATCTACTTCAACAAGTTCCAGAGTCACATCATCATCAGGTTCGACCTGAGGACGGAGACCATCCTGAAGACGCGCAGCCTGGACTACGCCGGCTACAACAACATGTACCACTACGCCTGGGGCGGCCACTCGGACATCGACCTCATGGTGGACGAGAACGGGCTGTGGGCCGTCTACGCCACCAACCAGAACGCCGGCAACATCGTGATCAGCAAGCTGGACCCCGTCTCCCTGCAGATCCTGCAGACCTGGAACACCAGCTACCCCAAGCGCAGCGCCGGAGAGGCCTTCATCATCTGCGGGACCCTCTACGTCACCAACGGCTACTCGGGGGGCACCAAGGTGCACTACGCCTACCAGACCAACGCCTCCACCTACGAGTACATTGACATTCCCTTCCAGAACAAATACTCGCACATCTCCATGTTGGACTACAACCCCAAGGACCGCGCCCTGTACGCCTGGAACAACGGCCATCAGATCCTCTACAACGTGACCCTCTTCCACGTCATCCGCTCCGACGAGTTGTAG